The region AACCGCTTGCAATtcaaatttgaatgtttttgtacatttccaAGAGTCAGCCCCCTTATTTCAGTCACTGTCACCCCCTTGGAGCTATTCTGAGCCATTGAGGGCTGCACCAGAGCCTGGCACATGCACAATTCCCTCTGGAGTCCCCTTAGGGCCCCAGCTGCTCTGGAAGTGACAATTGGCTCTCTTTGTGGAGTTTCTGGCTGTTGAAAGGACTGAAAGATAGGAAAATCCTTTGGGGTAGAACAGAAGTGGCTGGGGAGGGGGCTGCTGGCTGCAGGGTTGGTCACTTACTATCTGATAGAAGCATGTGGAAGCTTGTGGGGCCATATGCACAAACAGGCCCTCTCTGAGCAGCCAGGACtcaatgtacagtataaaaatgGTACAGTCCAATATGAGCACCCCTGCATATTGAAGATACATGGGAGTGCCCCTTTGCAGGGCTTGCTGGGAAGAAGAAGTGGAATACATGATTGTGGATtgtagagagggagaaagagggagagggactcTCAAGAGGTAAGGGAGCTTTGTTCTTGGCAAATCATGATACCTGGGAATGGATTGGGGTGCATAAAGACACCATGGGACAAATTTAATGggtggaaatgtgtttttcaggtgATTTGGGCAGTTTGATCACTATtgaagagagggaagggagaggacATTGTGCTTAGCTAAAAACAAGGAAATGGAGAGACGGATAGGGGGAGCCATAGCTAGCCAGGGAAGGTGGCTTGATGCCTCTGAGTTGCTAGAGTGGATGTGTGCTGTTTGGGTACTCACATTATTTGACATACACAGGAGGAAGCCTTCATTGTTGTCTTTTGGCATGATTGGTTAGCTTCTGTTTGTTCTTTCTTGGTGTCAGTACTTCTGTGCAGCAGTAGTGCCCAAACTGACAATCAGGCTTTGCACTGTAAAGAATGGGAGGAAACAGTCAGGTTAAGGGCCAGGAAGGAAGTTTTCTGCTCCTAATCAgcaataaacatgaaaataatgaagTTCTAAAAGTTGTTTGTGTTGGATTGATGAGATTAAATGATCAGATTTGTCCTGTTTTGTATTCAGATTGGGAgctttcaaaatggccgctccaaTATAGAGCCAGTGCAGTAAGGGACTGCTCACTTCCTGATTCAGCCACTGCTAGTGCTGCTGTGTTTACAGGCTTACTCTCGGTGAATTGCACTATATCATATATATCATGACAGAATTGCTGAAAttacttaaaatatatatttatgtggtaAATATTTGTGGTAATTTAGTGATAGAGGAATGCAGGACATAGGCCTAGTCTAACTGACCAAGGCTCAGAAGAGCTGTTATACCCTGCCCTTCAACCGTAAGTAGTTGGCAGTTGATCTCAGAGCAGACGTTAGCAGTTTGGCTGTGTAAACTCCAAATGTTAATGCTCTGTAATATTTGATAAGTAAACATGTGCTCATAAACTCCCTTGTGTTTCTAATGATGTGTGAAGTTGTTGTTTAGATGGCCATGTGACAGATTGAACCACGCAGTCTATATATTACTGTGTCATCGTGTCCCAAGAACCGTTGAGTAATTCCATTTACACATAAAGGGTTAAAGTCTGAACTTTGGTGGCCTATATtgctaataaaataattaatgtacTTTTAAAGGAAGCAGGTATATTTCAGTGATTCAAGCCTCCTGTATTTTTATTACCCTATGATAGGAGTGCAATCTGTATTTAGACCATGTGGATAAAATTTATGAGTGGTTACAAAGCCTGAAATTATGTCCCATTCAGTAAGTGTTAACCCTTTCACTGCCGATGGGTAGCTGGAGAGATGTAGTCGGGATCAGCACCTCATATCTTTGCCAGATTTTTGctgtaaaaaaagataaaaaagagTTTAGTTTTAAATATCAGTAATAATAAATCAGGTAATTATATAACAATTATCTTATTTAATTAAAGTCctcatacaaataaaatgttcagtgctgTTTTTGAGAATTAAAAATAGCgatgaatgcagcaataaaGGGGTTAAATGAGGCCTAGAACAATGTCcagttaataataaaatagcctAAACATGCATCCATGAATGAAACATTAGGCTGTCATCACCTGCCTaaaattaacataacataacataacataacattacataacattacataacataacataacataacataacataacataacataacataacataacataacataaggtaatggcgagcCCAGCAACAGGCCATTGaacccagcaatgctcaccttttcctacccctaagtgcaCCTACTGCCTGGTTTGCCTAATAAAGTAgtagctaaatagtatctaacgctgtatcaagcctggtcttgaaaacacAGAATTTTCCAAtttcctttgccaatttccatttatgccctcTCGTTTTGCTAAACAAACTCAGGTGAAATTCACTTAAAATtcacatgaatacatttgtcCTAGGAATGCAGAAATTACCAAATGTCCATGTTCCCATAATAAATGAAGCCTGACTCTAAagagttaaaaaaaagtttcactATGTAACGTGCAGAAGGCATAACATTCCCTTACTGCAGTACTGGAAAAGCCTTATCACAGCACTGTGCTTCTGTGGCCAAACATTCCATGCACATTAAAAATATACCACTGTGAATTAACTCTGGAGTTCAACTCAACCCTGTCTTATGCACCCTCTTAATAGTCTGCTGAACACTAGAACATTTATCTGTCTACTTCTAAACAGGCTGATTCATAAAGTCTCTTTTTGTATAACATTGTTCAAGCAAACATTTATATCTGTAGTACAAAATCTGCTTTAAAACCTTCACTGTCACACATATTCCATGGATAGTTGTGTATAGGTCACTTGCATAGAAGGCAAAATACTTCATTTTACTGTACTGTCAACTTCAAACTGGAGATACTTATAGTTGGTGGTTGTTAATTCTCTCACAGTCCCTCAACTTTGCAAGCCTCTCACTGGCTTTAACTGACGGTCCCGCCCATTGCCTGCTAGTTTCTGTTGAGCACAGCCTAGCAGATTTAACCGTCGAAGAACACGTACCTTTCTGCCATTATCCTTGCAGTTCTTTAGCTCGCAGCTACGCTGGCTGTGCAAACACTCAGCTCTCCTTGGTGCTGAAGTACAACATTTGCACTGGTCTGTAATGACTGGCTTAAGATAAATAACTTTACACTTAGCTTGCACTTGTTCTGCATCATGTGCTTTAGGGTTGGTCGTGCTGTAGCTCGCAATTTGATCCCTTGTGAAAATAGCTCAAAGGGATGTTTTCAGACTCATACTCCTTTCTGtagttcattttttaatttgaactGTTTCTGGACACTGTATGTTCCCAGTATCCCCTCTCAGCTAAGTTTTAAAATCTCAGCTCTTCTGTGGTAGATTCCCATGAGCCATTGCCCTTCTCTGTTGTTAAAGATCCAAGCAGGAAGTGAAGAACCTCTCATCTCTCTGTTTTCCTTTCACTGGCCCTCCTCTTCCTGTTATAGTAGTTCATTGAAACAGGAAGTTCCAAAAACCTGTGAATTACTTGGAATTATAGctgaaaatggggaaaaaccCTGTTTAAAAGCATGTAActctgttattttttttgtttttgtttttaaattgtggGCTAGTATCTTGATGCATTTGCagatattcattttaattcacattATGACTCGCAGTACAAATACATCTCTCCTGTATCAGGACACTTACGCAGCCTTTGAAATATCTTTGTTTGATAAGGCCACCTATTTAAATTAATCTCAACTGTCTACATTTTTCTGCATTATGTGGTTGAATCATTTAAAAGCACACTAAAAAATATACAGCATATTTACATTGAAGCTGATCTGGTTTTAGTGCAGATAATACTGTAATGTATGTCACAATATGAGATTTTTGTTCTTTAGATCAGCTTGAAAACAACAGCCACTGTACTTTTTGACATCTTCATTATTTGTTCTTTTAGATTCATACAAGTCTCTgtaatttataataaaaaatccCTTGTGCTGAACTATCATTTCTTCCAAATATGAAAATGCCTGCCACTCACTCTACACACACTTAGGAACAGCTCACTGCAGCACCTTTTATGTGGAACTGCCTGTGTGTTTTACAGCTTTTGAATGCATTCATCAGCCAACAGAATGTGTTACTATCCCAACTATCCCCATGTTCTAGCTgtattttatgctttttttggCCTGTGGTTCTTTGTTTCAAAGTTCTGAGAAAcagattaaattacattacattattggcatatgctcttatccagagcaacgtacagttgattagactaagcaggagacaatcctcccctggagcaatgcagggttaagggccttgctcaagggcccaatggctgtacagatcttattgtggctacaccgggattagaaccaccaaccttacgtgtcccagtcattttaccctaaccactacgctacaggccgccctaaataAACTGCAACTATTATCACAGTGTCACAACACTCCTTTCTCTGTTTCCAGGTCTTACAACTGTCACGCCCGTCAGCTGCCACAGGACACTCGCATTTGTCCATACGCCAATCAAGAACTCACTGAAGACGTAAGGGATTGTGTTTCAACTCATTTGTTTTCTTGGTTAATTGATAATCATTGCACTCTGTCAAACATGGGTGAAACTTGTttaccagtttatttaaaaggtAGTTGCTTTAAGTAAATATAATTATGGTATAATATAATTACTTTGTCTTGCTACCACCCTTTAATGACTCCCAGAAGAgtagcttttgttttttttctgcaaatatttattttttatattctattCAATCATTTGCCATATCTTCTATTTCTTTGTGACTTAGGCTACTCATacttataatttattataattataaagaGTTATATTGTCCCCACACTGTTCAGCAAAGACTGTTCAGCTCACTGGTACACTGAGGAGCAGCTGAGAGAGACAGTTGCTTGGCAGGTGTTGCTAGCATTTCTTCCAAGCATGACAATGTTACCAACTCACAGTGCAGTCACTTAGGAACAGCTGGCAAAAAGAACTAACTGCTGTCGCTGTCGATCTGGAACAGTTGTTTTTGCATGAATTCATCAACCAGCAGTAGTCAGGGCCTATGATATACAGATACATTTTAGCATGTTATTGCTTCAATCTAGTAAATCAGCATTCAAATACTTGCTCTTCGGTGATAATGATTTTGAAATATAATACAAATGATTGAGTAAAGCAAGTTCATGAACAAATaatgttataaaataataacagaCACCAGGAAGTCAGCCTTGAGTCAGCtggtacagtatgtgaataTGTTTGGAATGTAACATGTATTACAGTTCTTTGGATACAACACAAGACTAATATACACCACAGAGCCAAATAACTCCTGCCATTACATTAAGGAGACCTTCAGACTATGCTTGTTTGAGAGCTTCTATTTGTCAGTGCAAACATTATTTATACAACTGCAAACTGATTTCACAAAGCCAAAAGGACTGATAGACTCCACTCATCTTATACAACAGTGCTTTGTTTTTGCAGAGTAATAGAAGCTGTCACTGTAACTGCAGGCAATCACAAAGGCATGGGGCACTGAGAGCACTAAAACATTTCTTACACATATGTTTTACAATCTGTTTTAAAACCCTGCCCCAGCTGCTCATGCCTGACTGGGTGGCAGACTACGTAGGAGATGGTGCAAGTCAAGCAGCATTTTTCCTTGATCAAATCAGCATTTTCCATGTGTGAGTCACTACCCTGTCACCACCCTTATATGGCATGGAGGGCGGGCCTGACTTGAAGAGTGAGAAGTGAGCTGCTTAAAAACAGCAGTGGCAGGAAACAACCGGCTTGGCACAGGTAAGCAATCAAAAATCAGCTTTCTTTACTCCTTTGTAGCAGTTAATTACTTAACTTTCTTTTCTTAATGGTATATGAATCTGAATTTATCTGACCGAAAATACTATAAAATAGTAGGGGATGTTTAGCCTGTTGTGCAGCTTTGCATCTGAACTGACGGCTTTGCTAAATATTTTTGTGAATAAATCGAACTGACACTCCcatcttttcttttattttatgaaaacttGGTGTTTTTCCATGTGACATCCCAGAGCTTTACAAAAGTAGCTACTAAAAAcgtcaattcaattaaattttttaatgATACATCcagcatgaattgtacattaGTCAGTGCCTGTAATACTGGTACTTACccgtattcatttattttactttcactAATTCGATGTACAATCAGGAAAGGAAATGGGCTTGTAATATTAACTTGGTCTCAATTGTCCCTGTGTATATCAATCTAATGCTTAAATCTCAATTGTGTTTCCCTTGAATGTCTTGCACTTACGGGGTTTAGAGATCCAGGACCACAGTTGGACAGCAGTTGTTGCTGCCCAGCTGTGGGGTAGATGGGGGTTGTAATGTGAGCTTTTACTTGTCAGAGATGAGGGGTGGCATTACGCCAACTGAGATTCCACTAGCAGGGGTCTCAAACCCAGTAGATCCCCTTTAACCATAGTCTAGTggtcatacaaaaaaaaattatgaaccAAAAATACGATTGAACCTCTTGATTTACCTGTACAATTAGTACATCATAGTGTACTAAATTATTATCACTATTGCACTGCCAGCCAGTGACATTTCAGAAGGAGAAACTTTAAGACTAACTTTCTCAATGGTAGACTTTTCATACGGTAAACTTTACTTTCTTAAGGGTACTCTTTTTTTAACTTCAGTTGTTAATCAGTTGTCAATACGGTATTACAAAGTAAAAATAGAGTGCAATCTTCCTGGATTGGTTTattgattagattagattatcAACCCAAATTTGACTAAAGATGAAACATTTTACGTTGAAAAGATGACCGCAGAGGTAATTCTGTTTTGTGTAAAGAAACCGCTTGTGACTTATAACAAAAAATAGCATGTTCAGAAAAACCCACACTGTAGCCGTATACATAAGCCGATATGAAAACTTTTCTGCAGACTGTTGATCAGCTCAACTAGCTTAAAAAAGGAATTTAAACACTTTAAACCACATTAATGCACATTAATTTTAAGGACattaatggattatatttaACCCTTTAGCATATGCTGTGAAGCTTAATTTCTCATTACCATATCCCATCCCATTGCCCATATCCCAATATAATCTCAATTCAGACTTGTGTTGAGTTGAGTTCCATTTGTACGTATGGCCTCTTTTTGAATTGTTATATGTAGTCTGTTGCGCTGTTTCAGAACTGGACAGCAACCAGGCTTTCTGTGgctacagcaacaaacacaaatTTGTGTTCTGACTGTGgttatacaatttatttatttagtcaccagatgacaaaatgaaaaggcataaaataaaattgtgtctTTCACAATACTTTTCCAAAGATTTACTTTAGCTGTGAAAATGAAAGTTCTGAAGCAAATTCAGTATTTAAGTCAAAAATATTTCTTCTGGGCTGGGCATACCAATCACATCCTTGGGTGAGTCATCAGTTTTAGATAAGTAAACGACTGGTCCCTCATGTCTTCCTAAGGATGGAAAATGTAACAGATGTTATGGAAAAAGAGTGTGCTTTACATTGAGTGAATAGTTAAGTAGTTAATGTAAAAGGTGATTAAAAGATTGATTAAAAAGTGTTGTTCAACTGAACACTTTCCCTGAGTTTGACCTTTTCCTATACAGTAGCTATAGATTGTAACATTACTGACATTATGGTTTTAGACTAGTCAAGAGCAAAGTCAAGGGGTTGTAGATATTTGTTGTGGAAAGGGACACGCCGCCATTCAGGGAAATTTGCAAGCCTCTTCAGCCCATTTTAACTTCATCATCTTCTTTATTTGCAGGCACACTCTGAGCCAGAAGACAGACATGGCCGACAAGGAGCAAATCAAAAAGACAGCAGTCAAGGTTCTGTGTTGCGTGGAGAAGGTCTCCTCCTTTGCCTCCTCCATAGACCCCCTTTTTGGTGTGGTCACCAGCCTGGTAGGAGTGATGCGAAAGGGCTTGGAAGCTAAAGAAGACCACCCTCTGGAAAAGGACTTCAGGGAGATCCATAACAAGCTGGAGAGCATCTCCAAGAAGAACATGATGACCCTAAAGCAGATCGGTATTGATGAGGTCAATGAGACCTTCGGCAAGTACGAGGAGTACATCAAGCATCAGTACACAGCCTTTAGCAATATGGTGGAGAGTGTTAAGATGCACCCAGAGGCCGCAGGTCAGCACATGGCGAAGTTTGAGAATATCTATGAAAGAGACAAGAGCGACCTCAGCTTGAACGTCTACTACCGGGGTGTGACGGGCACTGATGCGGTCTTTGGCAGGGCTCTGCTCAAAGTCTACCTGGAACACTGCAACTACGACCGCAGGGTGATGGAGCACAGATGCTCCCACCTGGCCCATCTCTTTCACATTGGGCTCATCTCCTTCATGGCATATACCTCTGTCACCGAGGACGACGAGGATGAAGTCAGGGATAAGTGGGCTCCCAGAATGGCAGACATCCATGCCAAAATGCAAGACGCCCTGAGACAGTGCAAGTAGGACTGCCCTTAAAGTGGCCATGTAACTGGTATAACTGGTGTGGATAATCTACTGATACTACCTTTTATTGACGTTAGCATCCTGAGATAAAttgcaataaaaacaaacccaaaatgaAGAAGAATCAATGGCTGATTTTTGCGATAATATTGTTAATAAATTGTTAATTGTTTataaaattcatttatttattaattttccaTGGGTGGATTGTACTTTCTTCTATAGCTATGCtgttaaaataaaatccttTAAAGATGTATTGAATGCACTTGGTTTCTTGACCACTTTTAGCTGTAACACTTTAATGTAGTTACATTTCATATGCTGGAACTTTGTAATGGCTGTCTTGGGATTCAGAACTTGATGAATGTATTCctatatgaaataataataataaagaattaACAATATGTATTATGTGCTGTGCATTTCTTTAAATAATCAAATTAAGGACATTTACAAGGTAACACAGATTGGCACCAAAATCATTGCAACCTATATTTATGATATATAATATcaagttacattacatattgCCCGTGTAATACAAATAAGGTATTACATAATCGGTTTCATGTtaaacagtatatacagtacatcactACAAAATGTCTATTCAATTCCATTTTTGGCCCCAGGATGCCGGCAAATGCACTTGAAAGACATCTTAACTTCTAAACATAAATTAACTATTTATCTATTCATTTTTTTAGGATTCTATCAGCATTTGTACTGTGTTACATTATTGACACCACATTCAATCTTACGCTCAAAACTGGGTATGTGTTCACTTCAGGTCATGATTATGGAGTTCATGAACCTGAACTCAAAATATTCCCTCCGAGATTATGTCAGGCTCTAGAAAACTAGAATTAGAATGGTGTTACAccaaattgtatattttttactttgccTGCAATTATATTTTATGCCAATATAGGTAGTATTTGATACCATTTCAAAATTAGCCAAAAGCCATCCTGTACTGTCTAAAAATGCACCCGGCCTTTCCTCCCCATCCTACTGTATCCGACCATTTCACTACCATTCTAAAAAAGTGCTTGTCAATATCTTTAAAGGTACTATAGGTAAgctttttttgttaaaacattgttacaagaaatcccttcctatcattgaaaaaggctcactcaccctctgcctgtgtttatagtccttaaattcgaaTTTCCATTGACGACTCGGggggtttcaacatcagtgcattcacagagaagggaaaggataaacagtgttctggtttgagggtttttgttgctgcaaattcctctcttgaccgttaggagtccaaaattacctattgtgcctttaataaGTTATTTTTAGCCTCATATTAATGATAAAATTCTATCTTCATCTTACTTGATCTCAGTAAACCATTTGATACTGTAGACCAATGGTTCCCAAACCTCAATTCAGGCTCCCTGAAGCAATTTAGATATTTCAGGTGTTCCAActcaagcacacctgaacaCATGAAATATCTGGATCAAGCAAGGGTATCCGTTGTTATGTTTGGGAACTACTGCTGTAGACTATTAATTATTTGACATCGACTCAGCAAGTGAGCAGGAATTTGTGGGCAAGCACTCTAATGCTTCAGATCACGGCTGACATGCTGATTTCAGTAGATTCTTTTGAATGAGAAATCCCCAACTAATGTAGGGATGGAGTCCACAGGGTTCTGACCGCAGTCCATTCTTATTCTCTAAATAACAGTGGACTGAGGAAGATATAATATTAgcacagaatacatttttactcCTATGCAGATGACATGCAGTCTGTGAAATGCAGTCAAGCAGTTTCTGTGAAACTAGGAATGGTATGCCAAGTGGTGACCTTACTGGCATGCACTAATGACATCAGAAAGAGGATAATGATGACTAACGCTCTCCTTCATAAACCACACGAAAATGAAAAAGTACTATCAACAGGTCAACATTTAGGTGGTGTGATTGATTCTTCTTGGACTCACACATAAAATCTGTCTCAAGGGCTGGATATTTACACTAAATTAACATTGCCAAGATCTGGCACATCCTCTCTTTGATGCCGAGACTGAACTAATgctctttgttgttgttgttgttgttattgttgttgttgttgttgttgttgttcttcttcttcttcttcttcttcttcttcttcttccaaatttaatcaaattcatcatcattttcatttaacaaAACTAGGAGCACTGCATCAATCAAAAAACAATGTGCTAAGCCAATTTgcagtaatattttattttatacaataaaatgactgttttgcAATGTTTATCATTTGATCTAAGCCAGGGGTACACAACAAGGGATGATCCGGTTCAGGATTTAGCatcaacttctgctcttaattatttaattagctcaattataccttgatctgacatttgtacaaGCACCAGTCACTGCtgcagactgtgagtgtgtcctaatgattttactcagctcaagtacaggagtgaagcagagtagtttatagagctgtaaGAAAATCAATGCTAAGGTAAATGGCTTGAACAAAAACCTGTACTCAgattggccctccaggactgaagttgtgcacccctgatgtaCGCACAGTTATCAATGTTTGCCTGGTTATTAAATGGCATAAGTCGTGTGAATCTTAGTCTAATTCAACTTTTTTTCCTATGCCATAGGTTCCTATCATTTTGAGAGGCCCGTAAAACTACATTTGCACCCCAACACTGTTGCAATGGCTGAGATCCTGGAAGACCGTGACAAGCTGAAGAAGGGCCTGGTCAAGGTGCTGCAGTGCGTGGCCACCATCTCCTCAGCTGCCACTGTGGTCAACCCAATATTTGGGGTAGCTGGCTCCTTGATCCGGGTGGTTCTGCATCACGTAGACGACGAGGACATCAAGACACTCAAGCGGGAGTTTGGCAGTGTAAACCGGGCCCTGGATGAGATCTCCCAGCAGAACCGCAATGCCCTGCTGCAGATCAAGAAGGAGACCCTGGACAGCCAGTACTGCCACGTGGAGGAGAACCTGCGCCACCAGTTCCGCAAGTTCATGGAAATTGTGGAGGCCCGGCCCGATAACCGGAACAGCAAGATTGAGGCCTTTAAGGAGAGCTATGCCGATGACCTGGGCGACCAGAATCTGTACACTCTCTATGAGGGTGTGATGGGAAAAGCCAAGCTCTTCAGCAAGCCCGTTCTGGAGGTGTACATGAAGCACTCACAAGGTGATCGCCGTGTAATGGAACGCCTGTGCACCCGCCTCACGTATCTCTTCTGCATCGGCCTCATCGCCCTGATGGGCTACAGTGCCCTGATCGAAGATGATGAAGAAGGCATCAGTGAAGATTGGGCAGCCAAGATGGAAGACGTGCAGGAGAGGATGGAAGAAGTACTCAGAAGGTGCAAGTGATTCCTCGGAACCTCCCCATCGCAAATAACCCTGCCTGCATTCTCCAACCACTTCCCCAACTTTGTCTTTCTCTGGTGATTCTGACACCATTTAAATTTCTTAGAATTGAAATTCACAGCTATTCTTTGGAAATTGTATAATGGTATGTTTGGCATGattggaattatttttttctattattgtCTTAAGGCAAATCTTATTACAGCTTGACAAACTATGTTGAAGTATGCAGATGCTACTATCAAAAGTAATTCCCACCAATACAAGAAAACCCACTATGTTCACTTCTATTATGTGGAAGCAGTAATATGGAATGTTAGCTTTTTCACTGAACTGAAGTTCCAAATAACTGCCAACCATACAACAAGACAGGCCAGTGAACATATaatgttgttctttcaacattATAAACAACACTTGCCAGTAGACCAGCACTAGACCATAGTTTGccaggtaaaaaataaaattccataCCAAAAATAAGCCACACAAAATTGGATAAAGACAAGCCAAAGTTGGTgacgggtgggggtggggggttggggtttgggggaCAATGATGCAAGTACCATAATCTCACATACAACATGCAATTATTTTGTACACTACACCTTAATATATCCTCAACACTACAATTCTACATATTGCCATCTAGTTTGTCATGCATTGTTTGCCCAATTGAAACTTTACTCATATGAACTGACATGTAACCAgactattttatattttatttaggtTTCAATCAAGACCAAGTGATCactacatatttttttaatagtatTCACAGCACAGATATACAACTAGAATGATGCAGTAAAATTAGAACAGGTGGAATCTCTTTCAAAATGGGAAACACTAACATATATTTACCTGTGAATAAGACAAGGTAGCTGATTGTTCTCTGTCTCAAACACTAACTATCATGTACTACTGCACATCTCACTGAACTGAACGACCACTGTCAGTAATCTTAATTTCCCCTGCAAGATGAGGACTTCTGTCATAGCTACTTATcacacataaatgcatacacataggtcatacagaaaaatatatatgcatgcACCCTGTGTAACTCCCTCTTACACTTTCAGAAGAAAGcattccatagaggaaccctatTTAGTTATGTTTTTTGGCAAAATAGTTCTATCTGGGAGCTGTACACTTCTCACGCCTACtgtagagggttccataaaggcCACTTTTTTCTGACAGTGTATGCCTGATTAAAAATGCCAATAGTGCCTATTCACAAGTTGTTTTACTTATATTTTCCGAGTACCTCTGTATGGCTGATTGAGTTTGCCCTAGGACCACAATGTTTCTGTTTCGTTTTGTTGCAACATGACACAATCTGAATGCTGTTCATTTGGTTTTTGATGCCACCTCATTATCTTTAAAATGCTAAGCATCTTTGATGTGTACTGTTTGTGATCCATATAGGAAGTCTGGCGATGTATTGTCCTGACTCTTTACTATATATTATGCTAAGTAGACTCTAAGAACCTCTGTAATGTATGGTGTACATACAGATGAAACTGCACTTTGAAAAGAAACTGGCATTGGCTTTTAAGTACATCTACATGTATGCTCTGAATATGACTTCTCCCATGTTCCTCTGTCCtcttattgattttttttatgttttatatctaataataattaaatgcacAGCTATCAATAAAGATTTATGACAAATTCGTTTCTTGTAATGT is a window of Conger conger chromosome 1, fConCon1.1, whole genome shotgun sequence DNA encoding:
- the LOC133140291 gene encoding protein rapunzel-like — encoded protein: MADKEQIKKTAVKVLCCVEKVSSFASSIDPLFGVVTSLVGVMRKGLEAKEDHPLEKDFREIHNKLESISKKNMMTLKQIGIDEVNETFGKYEEYIKHQYTAFSNMVESVKMHPEAAGQHMAKFENIYERDKSDLSLNVYYRGVTGTDAVFGRALLKVYLEHCNYDRRVMEHRCSHLAHLFHIGLISFMAYTSVTEDDEDEVRDKWAPRMADIHAKMQDALRQCK
- the rpz gene encoding protein rapunzel, encoding MAEILEDRDKLKKGLVKVLQCVATISSAATVVNPIFGVAGSLIRVVLHHVDDEDIKTLKREFGSVNRALDEISQQNRNALLQIKKETLDSQYCHVEENLRHQFRKFMEIVEARPDNRNSKIEAFKESYADDLGDQNLYTLYEGVMGKAKLFSKPVLEVYMKHSQGDRRVMERLCTRLTYLFCIGLIALMGYSALIEDDEEGISEDWAAKMEDVQERMEEVLRRCK